In Alosa alosa isolate M-15738 ecotype Scorff River chromosome 19, AALO_Geno_1.1, whole genome shotgun sequence, a genomic segment contains:
- the xgb gene encoding x globin, with protein MGCAISGLGLAPRQTTEPKSEEDAVAHLTGDQIDMIKDSWKVIQEDIAKVGIIMFVRLFETHPECKDVFFLFRDVEDLERLRTSRELRAHGLRVMSFIEKTVARLDQLERLEHLALELGKSHYRYNAPPKYYGYVGAEFICAVQPILKDQWTPELEEAWKSLFQYVTGIMKRGYQEEERTRRHHVVVSAKERPDKKNTAL; from the exons ATGGGATGCGCAATATCAGGGCTGGGTTTGGCACCCAGGCAAACGACAGAGCCGAAGAGTGAAGAGGATGCTGTTGCGCATCTTACTGGGGACCAGATCGACATGATCAAAGATTCTTGGAAAGTTATTCAGGAAGATATAGCGAAAGTTGGAATTATCATGTTTGTCAG GCTGTTTGAAACTCACCCTGAGTGCAAGGATGTGTTCTTCCTGTTCCGCGATGTGGAGGACCTGGAGAGGTTACGCACAAGCAGGGAGCTCCGGGCCCATGGCCTAAG AGTAATGTCCTTTATTGAGAAGACCGTGGCTAGACTAGACCAGCTAGAGAGGCTTGAACATCTTGCACTGGAACTGGGCAAGAGTCACTATCGCTACAACGCGCCTCCCAAGTACTATGGG TATGTTGGGGCAGAGTTCATCTGTGCTGTCCAGCCAATCCTAAAAGACCAATGGACCCCAGAACTAGAAGAAGCATGGAAG AGTCTGTTCCAGTATGTCACTGGGATCATGAAGCGAGGCTACCAGGAGGAGGAACGGACCAGACGCCATCATGTGGTCGTGTCCGCCAAGGAGCGGCCGGACAAGAAGAACACAGCCCTTTGA
- the srp14 gene encoding signal recognition particle 14 kDa protein yields MVLLENDSFLTELTRLFQKCRTSGSVVLTLKKYDGRTKPVPRKGHSEFEPNDNKCLLRASDGKKKISTVVSSKEVIKFQMAYSNLLRAHIDGLKKKDKKSKSKKTKATQ; encoded by the exons ATGGTGTTGTTGGAAAACGACTCG TTTCTCACGGAGCTGACGCGACTGTTTCAGAAATGCAGAACCAGCGGCAGTGTGGTCCTCACTTTAAAGAAAT ATGATGGAAGAACAAAACCTGTCCCAAGGAAAGGTCACTCGGAGTTTGAGCCAAACGATAACAAATGCCTCCTCAGGGCGTCGGATGGCAAGAAGAAGATAAGCACAGTG GTCAGCTCCAAGGAGGTTATCAAGTTTCAGATG GCTTACTCCAATTTGTTGCGAGCACACATCGATGGcctgaaaaagaaagacaagaagAGCAAAAGCAAGAAGACCAAAGCCACGCAGTGA